A segment of the Acetobacteroides hydrogenigenes genome:
TGATAGTAGACCCCAGCATTAACAGCAATAGATGGAAGAGGCAATACAGCTTCGTTCGAAGATTTTTGAAAAAGAACCTGCCCATCTATATGCAAATGCCCAATGGCTATATCCTTCTTAAAGAAAGCAGAGGTAACACTTACAGAACCCCCAATTTGTTCAGGTAAAGCATCTTTATTAAAGAAGATGTACTTGTTGACAACTGCCTGTCGAATCCCCATATCCAGAGATATCGAAGGAACTTCCAGTTTTGCCTCTAAACGCGTATCAACGGTTCTATCAAAGTTATTAGCCCAAGCAAAGTGATTCGAGAAGTAGTTATCAAGATAAAAGTTCGGAGTTTCCGAAGCAAACTTAATATCACCTACAAGCTTTACCTCTCGGCCCCACGGATAGACTGAAAAAGCAGCAGAACCTCGAGCGGTTATATCACCTGCATTATGCCCTGTAAGAACAAGTTTTGCGAATCCACTCCAATCTACATATTTCCTAAACACACCAGAAGCATAGCCATATGCATAAATGTTGTAATGGCTTGTTTTCTTATTACCAAAAAGATAATCACTGAGGTTAAACATGTAGTATCGCAAGTTTTGATAGCCAACTCCACCTCCAAATAAGTTCAGCAACGACTTATCCGTATAAGGACGAAGTTGCAAATAAATACGATTTTCAAACTCGCGTAAATGAGTAGAGTCGTAGCTGGAATTAGGGTTGATGTAGAAGTTCTTATAGTATGCAACAACCTTATAATCTGGCCTATCTAAATTTATTTTATTTGTCTCATCAGAGTAAACACGATGATAGATAGAGTACTGCGAATACATCCCTGCCAAAATCAATGGTCCAGAATAAATGCCATTCCTAACAAACGATTCCGAGGACGAAAGCCTAACGCCATAGGTTTGTGATAGAAAGAAAGAGTTATTCTTAATAAGATTAGAGGCGTTCTGCAAGTTTACAGATATGTAACTTGGCTTTATAGTTGTATCAACAATATCCCCATCATTTTGAATACCTCCATTTTCTTTTACATCCACAAGATTATAGATGTAACCAGCATAAGCAGAGTATTTTTTACCTAAATAAGAAACGTACCCGCTAAATCCCTTGGTTTTAGAACGCTGATTCTTATAAAGACCTTTTGTTCCAAAACGGTTATAGTTTATTCCAAAACTCAGAGATGGATTTACATTTTCGGCCAGCGTAAGTCCAAAAATTTCCTCGGCTTCAGTTCTATTGCCCGCCATCGAATAGCGCAAATTCGAATAAGGAACTTTCGTATTATAGAACTTGACATTTTCGGGGGTTTCAGTAAATACCTGATAAGGATTTTGGAATATAAAAGAAGTCGGAGCGCCTACTCTAAAAAAATCATATAGAACCTGTGCTCCACCAATATTTCCAAGGTAGGTTGCACCTACATTTTCATCTTTATAAAAGGGATAAATCTTTTGCAGATTTCGCTGCCCTGTATCAATGGCAACTCGTGTCGGAGTATTCGTATAGGAGTTAATTTTCCATGAAAAAACACGAACTCTGTTTAGCGAGTCA
Coding sequences within it:
- a CDS encoding putative porin translates to MLIRTLILTLFCLISATSFAQSKKGGRDGGGAKINVPDSVLKKKLSSLYFDDSLNRVRVFSWKINSYTNTPTRVAIDTGQRNLQKIYPFYKDENVGATYLGNIGGAQVLYDFFRVGAPTSFIFQNPYQVFTETPENVKFYNTKVPYSNLRYSMAGNRTEAEEIFGLTLAENVNPSLSFGINYNRFGTKGLYKNQRSKTKGFSGYVSYLGKKYSAYAGYIYNLVDVKENGGIQNDGDIVDTTIKPSYISVNLQNASNLIKNNSFFLSQTYGVRLSSSESFVRNGIYSGPLILAGMYSQYSIYHRVYSDETNKINLDRPDYKVVAYYKNFYINPNSSYDSTHLREFENRIYLQLRPYTDKSLLNLFGGGVGYQNLRYYMFNLSDYLFGNKKTSHYNIYAYGYASGVFRKYVDWSGFAKLVLTGHNAGDITARGSAAFSVYPWGREVKLVGDIKFASETPNFYLDNYFSNHFAWANNFDRTVDTRLEAKLEVPSISLDMGIRQAVVNKYIFFNKDALPEQIGGSVSVTSAFFKKDIAIGHLHIDGQVLFQKSSNEAVLPLPSIAVNAGVYYQFNIVKNVLKSQFGVDVQYTNKYYAYAYNPAVGQFYVQTERKIGDYPWLDVFANFKWKRAAIFIKVRNLGEGISGPGDYFSALHYPRVPLQLQYGLSWSFYD